The following are from one region of the Sphingomonas sp. J315 genome:
- a CDS encoding TrbC/VirB2 family protein, protein MIHAFRRGARRAMLAATASVVALTFAVPAHAGGSSMPWEAPLQSILESIEGPVAKIVAVIIIIVTGLTLAFGDTSGGFRRLIQIVFGLSIAFAASSFFLSFFSFGGGALV, encoded by the coding sequence ATGATCCATGCCTTCCGGCGTGGCGCACGCCGCGCCATGCTCGCCGCCACCGCCAGCGTCGTCGCGCTGACCTTCGCCGTCCCGGCCCATGCCGGCGGTTCGTCGATGCCGTGGGAAGCCCCGCTCCAGTCGATCCTCGAAAGCATCGAGGGGCCGGTGGCGAAGATCGTGGCGGTCATCATCATCATCGTGACCGGCCTAACGCTCGCGTTCGGCGACACGTCGGGCGGCTTCCGTCGGCTGATCCAGATCGTGTTCGGTCTGTCGATCGCCTTCGCCGCCAGCTCCTTCTTCCTGAGCTTCTTCAGCTTCGGCGGCGGGGCGCTGGTCTGA
- a CDS encoding VirB3 family type IV secretion system protein: MLDAAEPITGFYAPVHRALTEPILLGGAPRSLAIVNGTLAGAIGLGLRLWIAGLVIWAIGHALSVWAARRDPQFVDVARRHLRYPSWMRP; this comes from the coding sequence ATGCTGGACGCTGCCGAGCCGATCACGGGCTTTTACGCCCCCGTCCACCGGGCGCTGACCGAGCCGATATTGCTCGGCGGCGCACCGCGCTCGCTCGCCATCGTCAACGGGACGCTGGCGGGCGCGATCGGCCTCGGCCTGCGCCTCTGGATCGCTGGCCTGGTCATCTGGGCGATCGGCCATGCGCTGTCCGTCTGGGCCGCTCGCCGCGACCCGCAATTCGTGGACGTGGCCCGGCGCCACCTCCGTTACCCAAGCTGGATGCGGCCATGA
- the trbJ gene encoding P-type conjugative transfer protein TrbJ, protein MKPSILRRAVLAGAIATSSTIGITAATPAHAQFGGIVYDPTNYAQNVLTAARSLQQINNQIQQIQQAATSLTNEARNLASLPFSSLQQLQQQVQRTQQLLGEAQRIAYDVQNVQQAFNGRYRGAALTGTHAQMVANANARWKDSVGAFEDALRVQAGVVGNIDGTRTAMNGLVSSSQSATGALQAAQAGNQLLALQSQQIADLTALVAAQGRAQALNAARHTAAEEEGRERRRRFLTPSTGYQPGNARMFRD, encoded by the coding sequence ATGAAGCCCTCCATCCTGCGCCGCGCCGTGCTGGCCGGCGCCATCGCCACGTCGAGCACGATCGGCATCACCGCCGCGACACCGGCGCACGCCCAATTCGGCGGGATCGTCTATGACCCGACGAACTACGCGCAGAACGTGCTGACGGCGGCCCGGTCGCTCCAGCAGATCAACAACCAAATTCAGCAAATCCAGCAAGCAGCGACGAGCCTCACCAACGAGGCGCGCAATCTCGCCTCGCTGCCTTTCAGTTCGCTCCAGCAGCTCCAACAGCAGGTGCAGCGCACACAGCAGCTTCTCGGCGAGGCGCAGCGGATCGCTTACGACGTGCAGAACGTCCAGCAGGCGTTCAACGGCCGCTACAGGGGCGCCGCGCTCACCGGCACCCACGCGCAGATGGTCGCCAACGCCAATGCGCGCTGGAAGGATAGCGTCGGCGCGTTCGAGGACGCGCTGCGCGTTCAGGCCGGCGTCGTCGGCAATATCGACGGCACGCGCACGGCGATGAACGGCCTCGTTTCGTCGAGCCAGTCCGCGACCGGCGCCCTTCAGGCCGCGCAGGCCGGCAACCAGCTTCTCGCCCTGCAATCGCAGCAGATCGCCGATCTCACGGCCTTGGTCGCGGCGCAGGGCCGCGCGCAGGCGCTGAATGCGGCTCGCCATACGGCGGCGGAGGAGGAAGGGCGTGAGCGGCGTCGGCGCTTCCTGACGCCATCCACCGGCTATCAGCCGGGCAACGCCCGCATGTTCCGCGACTGA
- the trbB gene encoding P-type conjugative transfer ATPase TrbB produces the protein MTVHPIRSEARSRGARMLRTALGPSIAAWLDDPAVIEVMLNPDGRLWLDRLGEGISDTGELLSAADGERIVRLVAHHVGVEVHARSPRVSAELPEGGERFEGLLPPVVAAPAFAIRKPAVAVFTLDDYSVAGIMSAAQSETLRHGVETRANILVAGGTGSGKTTLVNALLAEVAKTGDRIVLIEDTRELQCAAPNLVAMRTKDGVVSLSDLVRSSLRLRPDRIPIGEVRGAEALDLLKAWGTGHPGGIGTIHAGTALGALRRMEQLIQEAVVTVPRALLAETIDLIAVLVRDGHGRRLAELARVDGLDPATGDYRLIPLSQSQPGDLP, from the coding sequence TTGACCGTCCACCCGATCCGATCCGAGGCGAGATCACGCGGCGCGCGGATGCTGCGCACGGCGCTCGGGCCGTCAATCGCGGCCTGGCTCGACGATCCCGCCGTCATCGAAGTGATGCTAAACCCGGACGGCCGATTGTGGCTCGATCGGCTCGGCGAAGGAATCAGCGACACGGGTGAGCTGCTGAGCGCCGCCGATGGCGAGCGCATCGTCCGCCTGGTCGCACACCATGTCGGCGTCGAGGTTCATGCCCGTAGCCCGCGCGTGTCGGCCGAGCTGCCGGAAGGAGGCGAGCGGTTCGAGGGGCTCTTGCCCCCGGTAGTAGCCGCGCCTGCCTTCGCGATCCGCAAACCCGCCGTCGCGGTGTTCACGCTCGATGACTATTCGGTGGCCGGCATCATGTCGGCGGCTCAATCTGAGACGCTGCGGCACGGTGTCGAAACTCGTGCCAACATTCTTGTCGCGGGAGGGACCGGGAGCGGCAAGACCACGCTGGTCAACGCGCTGTTGGCCGAAGTCGCCAAAACCGGCGACCGCATCGTCCTGATCGAAGACACGCGCGAGCTGCAATGCGCCGCGCCGAACCTCGTCGCCATGCGGACCAAGGATGGCGTCGTTTCGCTGTCCGATCTCGTCCGGTCCTCGCTGCGGCTGCGCCCCGATCGCATTCCCATCGGCGAGGTGCGCGGCGCCGAGGCGCTCGACCTCCTCAAAGCCTGGGGCACCGGACATCCCGGCGGGATCGGCACTATCCACGCCGGAACCGCGCTCGGCGCGCTGCGCCGCATGGAGCAGCTCATTCAGGAGGCCGTCGTGACGGTCCCCCGCGCGCTGCTGGCCGAGACCATCGACCTCATCGCTGTGCTGGTCCGCGACGGACACGGCCGCCGGCTCGCCGAACTGGCCCGTGTCGACGGGCTCGACCCTGCGACCGGCGACTACCGCCTCATCCCGCTTTCCCAATCCCAGCCAGGAGACCTGCCATGA